The following are encoded in a window of Campylobacter sp. MIT 12-8780 genomic DNA:
- a CDS encoding N-acetylmuramoyl-L-alanine amidase, translated as MRKVFFVFLLLCAQLFGAYEAQLLNFDKNFARSSNKQDFHHQLKNLYIQSIINEDEKSKIEILKRLVISSNALNLDDKGYVKELVESGIKADEIKALQAQNKQTPAKTNTQNTKATQEKNSSDIKQSPKTQNEAEKKRFVLQAKQEQNNIILSLNEELKQQELRISELKEKQNYRYIIDFKAALDTGRKEFKIAQARILLAQFDPQTTRLVIYADQKPDFDLKLDKNSLELEFKDEQNKPKKTEQVDKKTSTTNSAQIKTQTPQKTSQTKENKAKEKLFVLGSTKETNGIMLRLSDELDEDELQIFQMKDKDAYRIVINFEGVLEGKRKNFDFKNADISLTQYTPKIVRVVLSSKQELKLFKELDKKSLFLGFNSSQTNAKTQISKTNSNKINSNTKTTQNKQNQGTQTSPKNTSSRVSAKNKVIVIDAGHGGKDGGAVGGGGKLLEKNIVLSVALKLGEELKSKGYKVFYTRTSDKFINLRDRTKIANDKKANLFISIHANAAPNANKAKTMQGLETFFLSPARSERSKEVAAAENKSDLEEANFFSRQNFLHSLSREKIIASNRLAIDIQKNLLSKIRSKYKVVDGAVREAPFWVLVGAQDMPAVLIEIGYITHPEEGKRLASKSYQELLAQGIAAGVDNYFANNP; from the coding sequence ATGCGTAAAGTCTTTTTTGTCTTTTTACTACTGTGCGCGCAGCTTTTTGGGGCGTATGAAGCACAGCTTTTAAATTTTGATAAAAACTTTGCTCGTTCAAGCAATAAACAAGATTTTCATCATCAGCTTAAAAATTTATACATTCAAAGTATAATCAACGAAGATGAAAAAAGCAAAATCGAAATTTTAAAACGCTTAGTTATTAGCTCAAATGCTTTAAATTTAGATGATAAAGGCTATGTGAAAGAACTTGTTGAAAGTGGCATTAAAGCAGATGAGATTAAAGCTTTGCAAGCTCAAAATAAGCAAACACCAGCAAAAACAAACACCCAAAACACCAAAGCCACGCAAGAAAAAAACTCAAGCGATATAAAACAAAGCCCAAAAACTCAAAATGAAGCTGAAAAAAAACGTTTTGTTTTGCAAGCTAAGCAAGAACAAAATAATATCATCTTAAGCCTCAATGAAGAGCTCAAACAACAAGAGCTTCGCATATCAGAGCTTAAAGAAAAGCAAAATTACCGCTATATCATCGACTTTAAAGCTGCTCTTGACACAGGTAGAAAAGAATTTAAAATAGCTCAAGCTCGAATTTTGCTTGCTCAATTTGATCCACAAACCACAAGATTAGTAATTTATGCTGATCAAAAACCAGATTTTGATCTTAAACTTGATAAAAACTCGCTTGAACTTGAATTTAAAGATGAACAAAATAAGCCAAAGAAAACGGAGCAAGTCGATAAAAAAACAAGCACTACAAATTCAGCACAAATTAAAACACAAACTCCACAAAAAACAAGTCAAACAAAAGAAAATAAAGCCAAAGAAAAACTTTTTGTGCTAGGAAGCACAAAAGAAACAAATGGTATTATGCTAAGACTTAGTGATGAGCTTGACGAGGACGAGCTTCAAATTTTTCAGATGAAAGATAAGGACGCTTACCGCATAGTGATTAATTTTGAAGGCGTGCTTGAGGGTAAGAGAAAAAATTTTGATTTTAAAAATGCAGACATAAGCCTTACTCAATACACGCCTAAAATCGTTCGTGTAGTGCTTAGCTCAAAGCAAGAACTTAAACTTTTTAAAGAGCTTGATAAAAAAAGCCTTTTTCTAGGCTTTAACAGCTCTCAAACAAATGCTAAAACACAAATTAGCAAAACAAATTCAAATAAAATAAATTCAAATACCAAAACCACCCAAAACAAGCAAAACCAAGGCACTCAAACAAGCCCAAAAAACACTAGCTCAAGAGTAAGTGCAAAAAACAAAGTCATCGTCATAGATGCAGGACATGGCGGAAAAGACGGCGGTGCAGTTGGGGGTGGAGGCAAGTTGCTTGAAAAAAACATAGTCTTAAGCGTAGCTTTAAAGCTTGGCGAGGAGCTTAAAAGTAAAGGCTATAAAGTCTTTTACACAAGAACAAGCGATAAATTTATCAATCTTAGAGATCGCACAAAAATAGCTAATGACAAAAAAGCAAATCTTTTTATCTCCATACACGCAAACGCTGCACCAAATGCAAATAAAGCTAAAACTATGCAAGGCTTAGAAACCTTTTTCTTAAGCCCAGCAAGAAGTGAAAGAAGCAAAGAAGTTGCGGCTGCTGAAAACAAATCCGATCTTGAAGAAGCAAATTTTTTCTCAAGACAAAATTTCTTACATTCTCTAAGTAGAGAAAAGATCATCGCCTCAAATCGCCTAGCCATAGACATACAAAAAAATCTCTTAAGTAAAATACGAAGTAAATATAAAGTTGTTGATGGAGCAGTAAGAGAGGCTCCATTTTGGGTTTTAGTAGGCGCTCAAGATATGCCAGCTGTGCTTATAGAAATAGGCTATATCACCCACCCAGAAGAGGGCAAAAGACTAGCAAGTAAAAGCTATCAAGAGCTTTTAGCACAGGGCATAGCTGCTGGGGTGGATAATTATTTTGCAAACAATCCTTAA
- the mnmC gene encoding bifunctional tRNA (5-methylaminomethyl-2-thiouridine)(34)-methyltransferase MnmD/FAD-dependent 5-carboxymethylaminomethyl-2-thiouridine(34) oxidoreductase MnmC — translation MEKAKIIFKENTPFSLDFDDFYFSHKNALEERRFVYSEAFELKNNPTFIIAELGFGIGLNFFLSLKRFLRDKKGEQRLFYVSLENFYIPKDELRTIYQKLGLYEEFKELLEPFLKVYPKQKNGSYRFYFKDVFLDLVFNEAAISLKELDFKADVWYLDGFSPAKNQNAFDENIIKEIARLSKLNAQLCTFSASSFLQNSLKKYNFKVQKCKGYCKREMIKAYFMGFDFEDKEAYFQSISQKAKNNKIAIIGAGIAGASLAYELSLRGFKISVFDKNESIASEASGNESGVLSSLILKPKVALGEFSELCFYEASRFYQQILKLEPNGVYEFAYNELMQARFNLQKENPLFDIKANQAFLDQGLDLSPKDIVSKLFAKSKAELFLGHEFTHFAYENEGFKLHFKEQSPLKGYGILIYALGSESKDFVQYEAMNLSKVRGQVSLYKPFLRTKHALSSKGYVCVPKDDLQLIGASYDRQNTSKEPLQSDDALNLNNIKEILPQNLKPEFIGSRVAFRSYSSDRFAIFGAMYDEAYYKKAYKSLLWSKTKAQPKPKYIDNLYLSTAHGSRGFASAIIAARYISALICDEPLFLNKSQIAHIHPARFLIRKLKKGL, via the coding sequence ATGGAAAAAGCAAAGATTATCTTTAAGGAAAATACCCCTTTTTCTTTGGATTTTGATGATTTTTATTTTAGCCATAAAAATGCCCTTGAAGAACGCCGTTTTGTCTATAGCGAGGCTTTTGAGCTTAAAAATAATCCTACTTTCATCATCGCTGAACTTGGTTTTGGTATAGGTTTAAATTTCTTTCTTAGCCTAAAACGTTTTTTACGCGATAAAAAAGGCGAGCAAAGGCTGTTTTATGTGAGTTTAGAAAATTTTTATATCCCAAAAGATGAATTAAGAACCATTTATCAAAAACTTGGCTTATATGAAGAGTTTAAAGAACTTTTAGAGCCTTTTTTAAAGGTGTATCCAAAGCAAAAAAATGGCTCATATAGATTTTATTTTAAAGATGTTTTTTTAGATCTTGTATTTAATGAGGCTGCGATTTCGCTTAAAGAGCTTGATTTTAAGGCTGATGTGTGGTATTTAGATGGCTTTTCACCAGCAAAAAATCAAAATGCATTTGATGAAAATATCATCAAAGAAATAGCAAGACTTTCAAAGCTCAATGCTCAACTTTGCACCTTTTCAGCCTCATCTTTTTTGCAAAATAGTCTTAAAAAATACAATTTTAAAGTCCAAAAATGCAAAGGTTATTGTAAAAGAGAGATGATAAAAGCCTATTTTATGGGCTTTGATTTTGAGGATAAGGAGGCGTATTTTCAAAGCATAAGCCAAAAGGCTAAAAATAACAAAATCGCTATCATTGGTGCAGGTATAGCAGGTGCTAGCCTTGCTTATGAGCTTTCTTTAAGAGGCTTTAAAATCAGTGTTTTTGATAAAAATGAAAGCATAGCAAGCGAGGCAAGTGGCAATGAAAGCGGTGTTTTAAGCTCTTTAATCTTAAAGCCAAAAGTAGCTTTGGGCGAGTTTAGCGAGCTTTGTTTTTATGAAGCGAGTAGGTTTTATCAGCAAATTTTAAAACTTGAGCCAAATGGGGTTTATGAGTTTGCATATAATGAGCTTATGCAAGCAAGGTTTAACTTGCAAAAAGAAAATCCCTTATTTGATATAAAGGCTAATCAAGCTTTTTTAGATCAAGGACTTGATCTAAGCCCAAAAGATATAGTAAGCAAGCTTTTTGCAAAAAGCAAGGCAGAGCTTTTTTTAGGACATGAATTTACGCATTTTGCTTATGAAAATGAGGGCTTTAAGCTTCATTTTAAGGAACAAAGTCCTCTTAAAGGATATGGCATTTTAATTTATGCTTTAGGTAGTGAGAGCAAAGACTTTGTGCAGTATGAAGCGATGAATTTAAGCAAGGTAAGAGGACAAGTAAGCCTATACAAGCCCTTTTTACGCACCAAACACGCTCTTAGCTCAAAAGGCTATGTGTGCGTGCCTAAAGATGATTTGCAACTCATAGGAGCAAGCTATGATAGACAAAATACAAGCAAAGAGCCTTTGCAAAGCGATGATGCTTTAAATCTTAACAACATCAAGGAAATTTTACCTCAAAATTTAAAGCCTGAATTTATAGGCTCAAGAGTGGCTTTTCGCTCGTATTCTTCAGATCGTTTTGCTATTTTTGGAGCTATGTATGATGAGGCCTATTATAAAAAAGCATATAAAAGCTTATTGTGGAGCAAGACTAAAGCCCAGCCTAAGCCAAAGTATATAGACAATCTTTATCTTAGCACAGCACACGGCTCAAGGGGCTTTGCAAGTGCTATCATCGCTGCAAGATATATAAGTGCTTTAATCTGTGATGAACCACTTTTTTTGAACAAAAGCCAAATTGCACACATTCACCCAGCCCGTTTTTTGATACGAAAGCTCAAAAAAGGCTTATAA
- a CDS encoding transporter substrate-binding domain-containing protein yields the protein MKKILIFVFIVSNLLFAKELKVGSENAYAPFAYLDENNEATGFDNEVVKILASYLKDTQLTFVSVPWNAIFSGLDGAKFDVIANQISKTKEREEKYLFSAKPYFYGVSALILSKNGTAKHIDELKGKKIGVSIGSNHAFNLEKYAKDHPELDLKIVHYKTSPTLIADLANSRLDAIINDPIASLDYAKAQGVDIKVTEFYFEKVPVFLVFRKNSLALKQELDIALEKALQDGKIGELSQKYFGLDLSR from the coding sequence ATGAAAAAAATTCTTATTTTTGTATTTATCGTTTCAAATTTACTCTTTGCAAAAGAACTTAAGGTTGGCAGTGAAAACGCTTATGCACCTTTTGCTTATCTTGATGAAAACAATGAAGCTACAGGCTTTGATAATGAGGTGGTAAAGATCCTAGCCTCATATTTAAAAGATACTCAGCTAACCTTTGTTTCTGTGCCTTGGAATGCTATTTTTTCAGGGCTTGATGGGGCTAAGTTTGATGTGATTGCTAATCAAATTTCAAAAACCAAAGAAAGAGAAGAAAAATACCTCTTTTCAGCCAAGCCTTATTTTTACGGCGTGAGTGCTTTAATCCTTTCTAAAAATGGCACTGCAAAGCACATAGATGAGCTAAAGGGCAAGAAAATTGGCGTAAGCATAGGCAGTAACCACGCTTTTAATCTTGAAAAATACGCTAAAGATCATCCTGAGCTTGATTTAAAAATAGTGCATTACAAAACCTCGCCTACACTTATTGCTGATCTTGCGAACTCAAGGCTTGATGCTATCATCAATGATCCAATTGCTAGTTTAGATTATGCTAAGGCTCAAGGTGTAGATATTAAAGTGACTGAGTTTTATTTTGAAAAAGTGCCGGTATTTTTAGTCTTTAGGAAAAACTCACTTGCTTTAAAACAAGAGCTTGATATAGCCCTTGAAAAAGCCTTGCAAGATGGTAAGATAGGCGAGCTTTCACAAAAGTATTTTGGGCTTGATTTAAGCAGGTAA
- a CDS encoding amino acid ABC transporter permease: MFDFDYFLASAARIYPGIYYTILIAALSFVLGLFFGLILALIRLYKIRLLNEIAIVYISFFRGTPLLVQLFVFYFGLPASFGSDFFGQIDAIYYALVVFSLYASAYLAEIMRSAILSVDKGQLEAAYSLGMSAFASFKRIVLPQAFMITLPNLCNFFIIQLKNTALAFTITVHDLMGLAEIEAGRSSKFLEAYLMAALMYWGVCMLFEFLFSLLEKKMKVFRKVYA; this comes from the coding sequence ATGTTTGATTTTGATTATTTTTTAGCCAGTGCAGCAAGGATATATCCTGGGATTTATTATACCATACTCATTGCTGCTCTTTCTTTTGTGCTGGGTTTATTTTTTGGGCTTATATTAGCTTTAATTCGTCTTTATAAAATCCGCCTTTTAAATGAGATCGCCATAGTGTATATTTCTTTTTTTAGAGGCACGCCGCTTTTAGTGCAGCTTTTTGTGTTTTATTTTGGTTTGCCAGCTTCTTTTGGCTCTGATTTTTTTGGACAAATTGATGCGATTTATTATGCTTTGGTGGTGTTTTCTTTATATGCGAGTGCGTATTTAGCTGAGATTATGCGTTCAGCTATTTTAAGTGTGGATAAAGGGCAGCTTGAAGCAGCGTATTCTTTAGGTATGAGTGCTTTTGCGAGCTTTAAACGCATAGTTTTACCTCAAGCTTTTATGATTACCTTGCCAAATTTGTGTAATTTTTTCATTATCCAGCTTAAAAATACGGCTCTAGCCTTTACCATAACTGTGCATGATTTAATGGGACTTGCTGAGATTGAAGCTGGCAGAAGTTCTAAATTTTTAGAAGCGTATTTAATGGCTGCTTTGATGTATTGGGGTGTTTGTATGCTTTTTGAATTTCTTTTTTCCTTACTTGAAAAAAAGATGAAAGTCTTTAGAAAGGTTTATGCTTAA
- a CDS encoding amino acid ABC transporter ATP-binding protein: MLEINHLYKSFKDKLILKDINLKLEKGKIIAIIGSSGAGKSTLLRCINLLELPTSGSVRLDNLSLDFKHINKKEIAAFRQKTAMVFQHHNLFINKNAIENVAEALIVVKKMPKKQAFELAYEKLELVGLKDKLHSYAFELSGGQAQRVGIARALAVNPSLMLFDEPTSALDAELVGEVLEVIKNIKDQSMLIVTHELNFAKSVADEIVFMSEGEILEQSPTQDFFKNPKHPRVRQFLARLDHEDFCI; this comes from the coding sequence ATGCTTGAAATTAATCATTTATACAAAAGTTTTAAAGACAAGCTTATACTTAAAGATATCAATTTAAAGCTTGAAAAAGGAAAAATCATCGCCATCATAGGCTCAAGTGGGGCAGGAAAATCCACACTTTTAAGGTGTATTAATTTACTTGAACTTCCTACAAGTGGCAGTGTGCGTTTGGATAATTTAAGCCTTGATTTTAAGCATATCAATAAAAAAGAAATAGCCGCTTTTCGTCAAAAAACAGCTATGGTTTTTCAGCATCACAATCTTTTCATCAACAAAAATGCCATAGAAAATGTAGCTGAAGCCTTGATAGTGGTTAAAAAAATGCCTAAAAAACAAGCCTTTGAGTTAGCTTATGAAAAACTTGAACTTGTGGGCTTAAAAGATAAGCTTCATTCTTATGCTTTTGAGCTAAGTGGGGGACAGGCTCAAAGAGTAGGCATAGCAAGGGCTTTGGCTGTAAATCCTAGCCTTATGCTCTTTGATGAGCCAACTTCAGCCCTTGATGCTGAGCTAGTAGGAGAGGTGTTAGAAGTTATTAAAAACATAAAAGATCAAAGCATGCTTATAGTTACGCATGAGCTTAATTTTGCTAAATCAGTAGCTGATGAGATTGTGTTTATGAGCGAGGGTGAAATTTTAGAGCAAAGCCCAACTCAAGACTTTTTTAAAAATCCAAAACATCCAAGAGTAAGGCAGTTTTTAGCTCGGCTTGATCATGAGGATTTTTGCATTTAA
- a CDS encoding MarC family protein produces MFTSVESQIYSMFIISITILAVLNPFGNLTQFIAMTADLAKSIRQKLFRNILYTAFIIVMVFLFSGAFIMRYVFNVSLDDLRIAGGLILIIMATKSLLFSAKKQDFLHYQGLDEKELLRASVVPMAFPMLVGPGTLSTAIIASEDQGLLVACGAIVLAFAFMFLLFHFAATIERIIGKLILHVFSRIAQVFIMAIGIKMMIVGIKDIFEL; encoded by the coding sequence GTGTTTACTAGCGTAGAATCTCAAATTTATAGTATGTTTATCATTTCCATCACCATACTTGCGGTTTTAAATCCCTTTGGCAATCTTACTCAATTTATCGCTATGACAGCTGATCTTGCTAAGTCCATACGACAAAAACTCTTTCGCAACATACTTTATACAGCCTTTATCATCGTTATGGTATTTTTATTTAGCGGTGCTTTTATCATGCGCTATGTGTTTAATGTAAGCCTTGATGATTTACGCATTGCTGGAGGATTAATACTCATCATCATGGCAACAAAAAGCTTACTTTTTAGCGCGAAAAAGCAAGATTTTTTACACTATCAAGGCTTAGATGAAAAGGAATTGCTAAGAGCTAGCGTTGTGCCTATGGCTTTTCCTATGCTTGTAGGTCCTGGCACGCTTTCAACAGCCATCATCGCTTCAGAAGATCAAGGCTTGCTTGTTGCTTGTGGGGCTATAGTGCTTGCCTTTGCTTTTATGTTTTTACTCTTTCATTTTGCAGCCACCATTGAAAGGATCATCGGTAAGCTTATCTTGCATGTTTTTTCACGCATAGCTCAGGTTTTTATCATGGCTATTGGCATTAAGATGATGATAGTTGGCATTAAAGATATATTTGAGCTTTAA
- a CDS encoding methionine-R-sulfoxide reductase yields MKKLSKEEEYILIHKGTEAPFTGAYNDFFEKGVYICKACGAKLYKSEDKFPAHCGWAAFDDEYEGAILKQQDKDGIRTEIMCKQCGGHLGHVFYGEGFTPKNTRHCVNSLSLDFIKD; encoded by the coding sequence ATGAAAAAACTCAGCAAAGAAGAAGAATACATACTCATACACAAAGGCACAGAAGCTCCTTTTACCGGGGCTTATAATGATTTTTTTGAAAAAGGCGTGTATATATGCAAGGCTTGTGGAGCAAAGCTTTATAAAAGCGAGGATAAATTCCCAGCTCATTGTGGCTGGGCAGCCTTTGATGATGAGTATGAAGGGGCTATTTTAAAGCAGCAAGATAAAGATGGTATAAGAACTGAGATTATGTGTAAACAATGCGGAGGGCATTTAGGGCATGTCTTTTATGGGGAGGGTTTTACGCCTAAAAATACTAGACATTGTGTGAATTCTCTTTCTTTAGACTTCATCAAGGATTAA
- a CDS encoding ferritin-like domain-containing protein, translating to MNKEFFRNLENILYEQDLKLKFETFFDFYDDFKRELFIFDHEYKAVLKDNIHPNLSVKKPMKIRRVSKINSNEALAKMLHSIAHIEYSAINLALDSSYRFHGLDLSFYRDFLKIADDEIKHFKLLQRALRELGFEYGDFVVHDNLEAALKATANSLKYRMSVVHRGLEARGLDANPFVVKKLQSTKHALKTFLEEILNTILEDEITHVSMGDIWWKASKDEKESFIQICEKFKEFSLAGKVLNTEARLKAGFDEDELKELESFYHNRGF from the coding sequence ATGAATAAGGAATTTTTTAGGAATTTAGAAAATATTTTATATGAGCAGGATTTAAAGCTTAAATTTGAAACTTTTTTTGATTTTTATGATGATTTTAAAAGAGAGCTTTTTATCTTTGATCATGAATACAAGGCTGTGTTAAAAGACAATATCCACCCAAATTTAAGCGTAAAAAAGCCTATGAAAATTCGCCGCGTAAGCAAGATAAACTCAAATGAAGCCCTAGCAAAAATGCTTCATTCTATAGCACATATTGAGTATAGTGCTATAAATTTAGCCCTTGATTCAAGCTACCGCTTTCATGGCTTAGACCTTAGTTTTTATAGGGATTTTCTTAAGATAGCAGATGATGAGATCAAGCATTTTAAGCTTTTACAAAGGGCTTTAAGAGAGCTTGGCTTTGAGTATGGGGACTTTGTAGTGCATGATAATTTAGAAGCTGCCCTAAAAGCTACTGCAAACTCACTTAAATACAGAATGAGCGTAGTGCATAGAGGATTAGAAGCAAGAGGGCTTGATGCTAATCCTTTTGTGGTTAAAAAACTCCAAAGCACCAAGCATGCTCTAAAAACATTTTTAGAAGAAATTTTAAATACCATCTTAGAAGATGAGATCACTCATGTAAGTATGGGCGACATATGGTGGAAGGCAAGCAAAGATGAAAAAGAAAGCTTTATACAAATTTGTGAAAAATTCAAAGAATTTAGCCTAGCTGGCAAGGTGCTAAACACTGAAGCAAGGCTAAAAGCTGGCTTTGATGAAGATGAGCTTAAAGAGCTTGAAAGCTTTTATCATAATAGGGGATTTTAG
- the pssA gene encoding CDP-diacylglycerol--serine O-phosphatidyltransferase gives MQEHKPQLSYILPNLFTAASCFCGVISIISSINSNFKFAVFYIFLALVFDGLDGRVARLTNTTSKFGVEFDSLADLVAFGVAPAVLFYVSFGYEYGKIGSLITGFFIVFGAIRLARFNVTTGTYEPSVFIGLPIPTAAIVSAIYTHAFLSYEWLKPYEIVFLCLQLMLAFLMVSNIRYPSFKKMDLSKANMLKVLVLLILVFSMLYLFTLESILLIVSVYVFYGILRAIWNLLTKFKRLKKD, from the coding sequence ATGCAAGAACACAAACCTCAGCTTAGCTATATCCTGCCAAACCTTTTCACAGCCGCATCGTGCTTTTGTGGAGTGATTTCTATCATCTCTTCGATCAATTCAAACTTTAAATTTGCAGTGTTTTATATCTTTTTAGCCCTCGTTTTTGATGGACTTGATGGACGCGTCGCAAGACTTACAAATACCACTTCTAAATTTGGTGTTGAGTTTGACTCTTTGGCTGATCTTGTCGCTTTTGGTGTAGCTCCGGCTGTGCTGTTTTATGTAAGTTTTGGATATGAATACGGCAAAATAGGTTCTTTAATCACAGGCTTTTTTATTGTCTTTGGAGCTATTAGACTTGCTCGCTTTAATGTCACCACAGGCACTTATGAACCTTCAGTTTTTATAGGACTTCCCATACCAACAGCTGCTATTGTAAGTGCAATTTATACCCATGCTTTTTTAAGCTATGAGTGGCTAAAGCCTTATGAGATCGTGTTTTTATGCTTGCAACTCATGCTTGCGTTTTTAATGGTAAGCAATATCCGCTACCCAAGTTTTAAAAAGATGGATTTAAGTAAAGCAAATATGCTTAAAGTCTTAGTTTTACTCATCTTAGTTTTTTCAATGCTCTATCTTTTCACACTTGAAAGCATACTTCTTATCGTAAGCGTGTATGTATTTTATGGAATTTTACGGGCGATTTGGAATTTGCTTACCAAATTTAAAAGACTAAAAAAAGACTAA
- a CDS encoding phosphatidylserine decarboxylase: protein MKISLVKSAFVLLITAVVVFVVVWIFWRFSWLLFFILLALFFIHRKPSRELVCMDKKAVLAPIDGKIIAIKNITHKDLGECIELDIKNLLYEAGVIYTSAALQVQEIKTRHGLFLPSSFELSKSLNERIFILAKQEKHLLATRICAGSLDRSIKIDNLKESYQAGEELGFTLNGTISLLLPKDTRLLVGVGDELKACTLLGYLS from the coding sequence ATGAAAATAAGCCTTGTAAAATCAGCCTTTGTTTTACTTATCACTGCTGTTGTTGTATTTGTGGTGGTATGGATTTTTTGGCGTTTTTCTTGGCTATTATTTTTTATCTTACTTGCACTTTTTTTTATCCACAGAAAGCCTTCAAGAGAGCTTGTTTGTATGGATAAAAAAGCCGTCTTAGCTCCAATTGATGGTAAAATCATCGCGATAAAAAATATCACACATAAGGATTTGGGCGAGTGCATAGAACTTGATATTAAAAACCTGCTTTATGAAGCTGGTGTAATTTATACAAGCGCAGCTTTGCAGGTGCAAGAGATTAAAACAAGGCATGGGCTTTTCCTGCCTTCAAGTTTTGAGCTAAGCAAAAGCCTTAATGAACGTATTTTTATACTCGCTAAGCAAGAAAAACATTTGCTAGCTACGCGAATTTGTGCTGGTTCCTTAGATAGAAGCATTAAAATTGACAATCTTAAAGAAAGCTATCAAGCCGGCGAGGAGCTAGGCTTTACGCTTAATGGCACAATAAGCTTGCTTTTGCCAAAAGATACTCGTTTGCTCGTGGGTGTAGGCGATGAGCTTAAAGCTTGCACTTTGCTTGGCTATCTTTCTTAA